A stretch of Gossypium hirsutum isolate 1008001.06 chromosome A06, Gossypium_hirsutum_v2.1, whole genome shotgun sequence DNA encodes these proteins:
- the LOC107951070 gene encoding uncharacterized protein yields the protein MAFSKLRSSFSFPNLLLSSLNFILFILSAASLAPIILLKMPPTSLGVAFLMVSSISLLSSFLGFYSQLTHFCFITHISLLIASLIGQVLSVLSLFTREKASLSMLKSPRDIKEAKVLVRLECGILMAVLVMQLMVLAVSCTVHHCWVKEYEGLEAEREATAKKRSRRLARVQEESMANAARIAEIKAKELDEKTKSKYRQWVKTDFEG from the coding sequence ATGGCTTTCTCTAAGCTTAGAAGCTCCTTTTCCTTCCCAAATCTTCTCCTGTCATCCTTGAACTTCATCCTCTTTATCCTCTCTGCAGCCTCTCTTGCTCCCATTATCCTCCTCAAAATGCCACCAACTTCACTGGGTGTAGCCTTCCTCATGGTCTCCTCCATCTCCCTTCTTTCCTCCTTCTTGGGCTTCTACTCTCAGCTCACCCACTTCTGCTTCATAACCCATATTTCACTCCTCATCGCCTCCTTGATCGGCCAAGTTTTAAGCGTACTGTCGTTGTTTACAAGAGAGAAAGCTAGTCTCTCGATGCTGAAATCTCCGCGGGACATTAAAGAGGCAAAGGTGCTGGTGAGATTGGAATGTGGGATTTTGATGGCGGTGTTGGTGATGCAATTGATGGTGTTAGCGGTGAGCTGCACGGTCCATCACTGTTGGGTGAAGGAATATGAGGGGTTAGAAGCTGAGAGAGAGGCGACTGCGAAGAAAAGGAGCAGGAGGTTAGCGAGGGTGCAAGAGGAATCCATGGCGAATGCGGCCAGGATTGCGGAGATTAAAGCCAAGGAGTTGGATGAGAAGACGAAGAGCAAGTACCGTCAGTGGGTGAAAACTGATTTTGAGGGCTAA
- the LOC107951072 gene encoding uncharacterized protein: MEPPPNGEEPTSWDELYNINLIPSELFLKFRKEIQGFRVGVNLEFFNDPMNDFQTKLVLKPLSPERRWKFAYEPIRQDVRLISKKIPVTKFLNLQVGIGHNFKMNAIGWKWKLTTCFGGDGISRIRNKTTLGLVPGLDFRFGWRADYVLPEVTGALGTDEALFNLNSGRLQASLDRVEAIVTAT; the protein is encoded by the exons ATGGAGCCGCCACCTAATGGTGAAGAACCCACTTCGTGGGATGAGCTATATAACATAAATTTGATTCCTTCTGAGTTGTTCCTCAAGTTTAGAAAAGAAATTCAGGGGTTTCGAGTTGGTGTCAATTTGGAG TTCTTCAATGACCCTATGAATGATTTCCAAACTAAGCTTGTGCTGAAGCCTTTATCCCCTGAACGGAGGTGGAAGTTTGCATATGAGCCTATAAGACAAGATGTACGCCTTATTTCCAAAAAGATCCCCGTCACAAAATTTCTTAATCTCCAG GTTGGCATAGGCCACAATTTCAAGATGAATGCAATTGGTTGGAAATGGAAGCTCACCACCTGTTTTGGTGGAGACGGAATTTCTCGGATTCGGAATAAGACAACCCTTGGCTTGGTTCCCGGCCTGGATTTTCGATTTGGGTGGAGGGCAGATTATGTTCTTCCAGAAGTTACTGG AGCTCTTGGAACCGATGAAGCATTGTTCAACTTGAACTCTGGGCGGTTGCAAGCATCATTAGATAGAGTTGAGGCCATTGTGACTGCCACATGA
- the LOC107952189 gene encoding tubulin--tyrosine ligase-like protein 12, translated as MSATNASNGSRIETYEDFVKVHDLLLAASGLPQSLHFKLFQKLTSETFDGGAHFQIEPCEEGRQRRLLLTSETMAKDSNVFLVDHAWTFRLPDAYKLLQEVPGLVQRMAALMCVDVEDDGGSEQAAESGGKMTAEEVLESEIRNAKETGDGFVRWLELEELGLDDATFLSLNLSTKFPDLLALSLCGNKLENQEKLVEEVTKFKNLKALWLNNNPVLEKSDCGMEDTILQGCPKLEIYNSRFTHNFGVWALGFCADVYGKDNPASSHQGNLPLQSVTSLDLSNRGIHNLINKAFSPFEMPNLSYLNIRGNLIEENSVSDLFGLLKAFYCLQSLEVDIPGPLGDSAVEILESLPTLSSLNGVDASKILESEKHIVDSMLQLRLPEWTAEEPLADRVLNAMWLYLMTYRLADEEKLDENPVWYVMDELGSALRHSDEPNFRVAPFLFMPEGKLASAVSFSIFWPTQNVKRGDECTRDYLFGIGEDKQRSARLTAWFYTPQKYFIQEYEKHLNKLQSKRLPSLSIKSSATTVVHRSDGSALCVYTDIPQIEEFLTRPEFVITNEPKDADIIWTSMQIDEEVKKAVGITDQQYINQFPFEACLVMKHHLADTIQKAQGSPGWLQPTYNLETHLSQLIGDYCLRKRDGLNNLWILKPWNMARTIDTTVTDNLSAIIRLMETGPKICQKYIEHPALFQGKKFDLRYIVLVRSINPLEIFLADVFWVRLANNPYSLEKHSLFEYETHFTVMNYGRRLNHMNTPEFVREFEKEHQVKWLDIHQRVKSMIRSVFESAASLHPEMHDPKSRAMYGVDVMLDASFQPKLLEVTYCPDCMRACKYDTKAICGGGETVRGPDFFNFVLGCLFLNETIHVCQL; from the exons ATGTCGGCCACAAATGCAAGTAATGGCAGTAGAATCGAAACTTACGAGGACTTCGTGAAAGTCCATGATCTGCTTTTAGCAGCATCGGGGCTGCCCCAATCACTTCATTTTAAACTCTTCCAGAAGCTAACATCGGAAACTTTTGATGGCGGAGCTCACTTCCAGATTGAACCCTGCGAGGAAGGCCGTCAGAGACGGTTATTGTTAACCTCCGAAACCATGGCTAAAGACTCCAATGTTTTCCTCGTCGACCATGCCTGGACATTTCGTCTCCCGGACGCCTACAAACTG TTGCAGGAGGTTCCGGGGTTGGTGCAGCGGATGGCTGCTCTAATGTGCGTGGACGTCGAAGACGACGGCGGTTCAGAACAGGCCGCTGAAAGTGGCGGGAAAATGACCGCCGAGGAAGTTTTGGAGAGCGAAATTCGAAACGCGAAAGAGACCGGAGATGGATTTGTGAGATGGTTGGAGCTCGAGGAGCTTGGACTTGACGACGCCACCTTCCTTTCTCTCAACTTATCCACTAAATTTCCG GATTTATTGGCTCTTAGCTTGTGCGGGAACAAGCTGGAAAACCAGGAGAAACTTGTCGAGGAAGTTACTAAATTTAAGAACTTAAAGGCTCTTTGGTTGAACAATAATCCAGTTCTTGAAAAAAG TGACTGTGGCATGGAAGATACAATTCTTCAAGGATGTCCCAAACTCGAAATCTATAACTCTCGATTTACCCATAATTTTGGTGTGTGGGCATTGGGATTTTGTGCTGATGTGTATGGGAAGGATAATCCTGCAAGTAGTCATCAGGGAAACCTTCCTTTGCAAAGTGTGACCTCACTTGACCTTTCGAATAGAGGCATCCATAATCTGATCAATAAG GCGTTCTCGCCTTTTGAGATGCCAAATCTTTCATATTTGAACATTCGAGGCAATCTGATTGAAGAAAATTCAGTCAGTGATTTGTTTGGACTCTTGAAGGCCTTTTATTGCTTACAATCTTTGGAG GTGGATATACCTGGCCCACTCGGAGATAGTGCTGTGGAAATTCTTGAATCACTTCCCACTCTTTCCTCATTGAATGGTGTTGATGCATCCAAAATCTTAGAATCTGAAAAGCATATTGTTGATTCAATGCTTCAGCTACGTCTGCCTGAATGGACTGCTGAAGAACCTCTTGCTGATCGTGTTCTTAATGCAATGTGGTTATATTTAATGACTTATAGACTCGCAGATGAGGAAAAGCTTGATGAAAATCCTGTATG GTATGTTATGGATGAACTGGGTTCAGCTTTGCGGCATAGTGATGAACCAAATTTCAGGGTGGCTCCTTTTCTCTTCATGCCAGAGGGGAAACTGGCATCAGCAGTGAG CTTTTCAATATTTTGGCCAACTCAGAATGTTAAGAGAGGTGATGAGTGCACTCGTGATTATCTATTTGGCATTGGGGAGGACAAGCAGCGTTCTGCCAGACTTACAGCTTGGttctacacgccacagaaatatttTATTCAA GAATATGAGAAGCATTTAAATAAATTGCAATCAAAACGTTTACCTTCTCTGTCTATAAAATCTTCTGCAACTACTGTTGTACATCGCAGTGATGGGAGTGCATTATGTGTTTACACTGACATACCTCAAATTGAAGAATTTTTGACACGGCCAGAATTTGTTATCA CAAATGAGCCAAAGGATGCTGATATCATATGGACAAGTATGCAGATAGATGAAGAGGTGAAAAAGGCTGTGGGAATAACAGATCAACAATACATAAATCAATTTCCTTTTGAGGCTTGTCTCGTGATGAAACATCATTTGGCAGATACCATACAAAAG GCACAAGGATCTCCTGGATGGTTGCAACCTACTTATAATCTTGAAACACATCTATCTCAACTTATTGGTGACTATTGTCTGCGCAAGAGAGATGGGCTAAACAATCTATGGATCTTGAAACCTTGGAACATGGCACGAACTATTGATACAACTGTTACTGATAATTTATCTGCTATTATCCGTCTCATGGAAACTGGTCCAAAAATATGCCAGAAGTACATTGAGCATCCTGCTTTGTTTCAAGGAAAAAAGTTTGATCTTCGTTATATTGTACTGGTTCGCAGTATAAATCCTCTGGAAATCTTCCTTGCAGATGTCTTCTGG GTCCGGTTGGCAAACAATCCGTATTCCCTTGAGAAGCATAGTCTTTTTGAGTACGAGACTCACTTCACTGTTATG AACTATGGTCGGAGGTTGAATCACATGAACACACCAGAGTTCGTTAGGGAGTTTGAGAAGGAGCATCAAG TTAAATGGCTTGACATCCACCAGAGAGTAAAAAGCATGATAAGATCTGTCTTCGAGTCGGCTGCATCACTACATCCAGAGATGCATGATCCAAAGTCTAGGGCAATGTACGGTGTGGATGTAATGCTTGATGCCTCTTTCCAGCCTAAGTTATTGGAG GTTACCTACTGCCCTGACTGTATGAGAGCGTGCAAGTATGATACCAAAGCGATATGTGGTGGAGGCGAAACCGTTCGAGGTCCTGACTTCTTCAATTTTGTGCTTGGTTGTCTCTTTTTAAATGAAACTATTCATGTATGCCAACTATAA
- the LOC107951073 gene encoding thiol protease aleurain: MSPQKQNNSSNRKTKKKNLIMARLTFVTSIILLLCSVAAGSTFDDSNPIQMVSDGLTGFESSVLRVIGHTRHALSFARFAYKHGKRYENVEEMKLRFQIFEDNLDLIRSTNKKGLPYTLAVNQFTDWSWEEFQKHRLGAAQNCSATTKGNHQLTDVVLPDSKDWRRVGIVSPVKDQGSCGSCWTFSTTGALEAAYHQAFGKGISLSEQQLVDCAGAFNNFGCNGGLPSQAFEYIKYNGGLDTEESYPYTATNGLCKFSSESVGVKVLDSVNITLGAEDELKHAVAMVRPVSVAFEVVTSFRFYKSGVYTSKTCGSTPMDVNHAVLAVGYGVENGVPYWLIKNSWGAEWGDNGYFKMEMGKNMCGVATCASYPIVA; the protein is encoded by the exons ATgtctccacaaaaacagaacaatAGCAGCAACcggaaaacaaagaagaaaaacttAATCATGGCTCGGTTGACGTTCGTGACCTCCATCATCCTTCTGCTATGCTCCGTTGCCGCTGGATCAACTTTCGACGACTCCAACCCCATCCAGATGGTATCCGATGGCCTCACCGGCTTCGAATCCTCCGTTCTTCGTGTCATCGGTCACACTCGCCATGCTCTCTCCTTCGCCCGTTTTGCATACAA GCATGGGAAGAGGTATGAAAACGTGGAGGAGATGAAGCTACGGTTTCAGATTTTCGAAGACAACTTGGATTTAATCAGATCCACTAACAAGAAGGGACTGCCTTATACTCTTGCTGTCAATC AGTTTACTGATTGGAGCTGGGAAGAGTTCCAGAAACACAGATTGGGGGCTGCTCAAAACTGCTCTGCTACCACAAAGGGCAATCACCAGCTCACTGATGTCGTCCTTCCTGATTCG AAAGACTGGAGGCGAGTGGGCATAGTTAGCCCAGTCAAAGATCAAGGCTCTTGTGGATCTTGCTGGACATTCAG TACCACTGGAGCTCTTGAGGCAGCTTACCATCAGGCATTTGGGAAAGGGATCTCCCTATCTGAGCAGCAGCTTGTGGATTGTGCTGGAGCTTTTAACAACTTCGGTTGCAACGGTGGGTTGCCATCCCAAGCCTTTGAGTACATCAAATATAACGGCGGCCTTGATACAGAGGAGTCGTACCCTTACACTGCAACAAATGGTCTATGCAAATTCTCTTCTGAAAGTGTTGGTGTTAAAGTCCTTGACTCTGTCAACATTACCTTG GGTGCTGAAGATGAATTAAAGCATGCAGTTGCCATGGTCCGGCCTGTTAGTGTGGCATTTGAAGTTGTCACTAGTTTCCGTTTTTACAAAAGTGGGGTTTATACCAGTAAAACATGTGGCAGCACACCCATG GATGTGAACCACGCTGTTCTTGCAGTTGGGTATGGAGTCGAAAATGGCGTTCCATATTGGCTCATTAAGAACTCATGGGGTGCAGAATGGGGTGACAATGGCTACTTCAAGATGGAGATGGGCAAAAACATGTGCG GTGTGGCAACTTGTGCATCATACCCAATTGTTGCTTGA